GGCGATCTTTTCCGAGCAGTTGTTGCTCTATGTCGGGTCGCTGGCGGCGCTTTTACTGGTTGTCGGCGTCTTGATCTGGGTGGTTGAGCGCCGTCGCAACCCCGCCCATTTCCGACCGGGCGGCAAGGGCATTGGCGACGGTATGTGGTGGTCGGCAGTCACCATGACTTCTGTCGGCTATGGAGACGCCACACCCAAGACCCTGGTTGGCCGAGTGATGGGCATGGTCTGGATGTTCGCCTCCGTGGTATTGCTCGCCTCCTTTACTGCCGGCATCACCTCCTCTTTGACCTTGAACAACCTGCTTGGTCGGGTGCAGGGGCCAGCTGACCTACACAAGGTCCGCACCGGTGTTGTGGCGGACAGTTCCGGCGAAGAGGAACTCATCGCCGGCCACATCGGCATCCGGCGCTATCCATCGGTGGAAGAGGGCCTGGCGGCCCTTGTGGCTGGCAATCTCGACGCCTTCGTCCACGACCAGCCCATTCTCCACTATTACCAGCATAAGGATTACACCGGCGACGTTCACATTCTGCCCGGTTTTTTCGACCCGCAACTCTATGGCTTCGCCTTCCCGCGTGGGTCTGAGCTCCGCAAATCCGTCAATGTCGCTCTTCTAAGGCGGCTGGAAAACACCGGCTACCGTGCCCGGCTGTTCGGGCCGTATCTTGGCAAACAGGCCGTTCAATAGTCTTTTCTCGGGCAGAGGGCGCTTGTGGCCAGTGTTGGGCGTGTCGACGTTACATCTTGGCGTGAAGGTCGTTAACATCTTGACTTTTAGTGATAATGGGTGGATAGAAACGGTATTTGCCGAGTGCCTTCATGACGGATGCGCTGCTTGGCGTCTCGCGTCAGGAGTGTGTTTCAAACGAGAGGAGACCGCATCCATGCCTTTTTTCAATTTTCGTCCAGCCGCCCGGTCCGTAGCCTCCCTTGCCGTTCCCCTGGCTCTGGCCTTGCTGACGACCGTGGCCGGATGCGATCGCCCCAAACCCCAGGCCCAAAAGCCCACTCCGGTTGAAGTGACCGTCATTGAGGCCAAACCCGTCACGGCGCCGCTCAATGTTGACGGCATCGGCCACGTCTTTGCCGTACGCACGGTGAGCGTGCGGTCACAGGTCACGGGCGTCCTGCAAAAGACGCTCTTTGCCGAAGGCGACGTGGTCAAGGAAGGTCAGCTGCTCCTCATTATCAATCCCGATTCCTACAAGGCCAAGCTCGACGAGGCCAAGAGCACCCTGGCTCGCGACAAGGCCACGGCCGCCCAGGCCAAGCGCGAGTGGCTGCGCTATAAAGATCTCGTGGCCAAGGCCGTCATCAGCCAGGAAGACTATGAGCAAAAGCGCACGGCTTGGCAGCAGGACGAAGAGCAGGTGAAAGTTGACGAGGCGGCCGTGGTCAATGCCAAGGTCAATCTCGACTACTGCTATATTTACGCCCCCTGCACCGGCGTTGTCGGGTTACAGCAGTACAAGACCGGCAACCTGATCGAGGCCAACAAAGACATCATCGTCAGCCTCAATCAGATCGAACCAATCAACGTCCAGTTCTCGGTGGCGGAAAAGTATCTGCCCGACATCCGCAGCCACGCCGCCAAGGCCACACTGGCCGTGGAGGCCCACTATCCCGGCCAACAGGAAGTGGCTGCCAAGGGCACGCTCAACGTGATCAACAACACCGTGGACACCAGCACCGGCACCATCACGTTGCAGGGCGTGTTCCCCAATACCGACCGCGCCCTGTGGCCGGGCCAGTTTGTGGACGCCACCGTGGTTCTGGCCGACACCGTGGACACGCTGCTTGTGCCCTCAAGCGCCGTGGCCAACACCCAAAGCGGCGTTTCGCTTTTTATTGCCAAGCCGGACAACACGGTGGAAATCCGTCCGGTGACGGCAGGCCGCAAAATCGGGGCCGAAACGGTCATCGAGAAAGGCCTGGCTCCTGGCGAGCGGGTGATCACCTCGGGACAGATCAAGCTTTTCCCGGGCGTGCCGCTGACCATTGTCCAGTCGGCCGCCTACAAGGAAGGCCCGGTGTCTCCGGCTGCCGTGGCCGACAGGGATAAAAACAAGGCCAAGCCTTCCGGGGAAGGTCAGGGGAACTAGCCATGACCGACCTTTTCATCAAGCGGCCGGTAGCCACAACGCTGCTGATGGCCGCGCTTATCTTCTTTGGCATTGTCTCCTATTTCTCGCTGCCCATCAGCGAAATGCCGAGCATCGACTTCCCCACCATCCAGGTGACGGCCTCGCTGCCCGGCGCTGACCCCGAAACCATGGCCTCGGCCGTGGCCACGCCGCTGGAGCGGCAGTTCACGTCCATTTCCGGCCTGCAGTCCATGAGTTCGTCCAACTCCCTGGGCACAACCACCATTACCCTCCAGTTCGACCTGTCGCGCAACATCGACGGCGCCGGCACGGACGTCCTGACCTACATCAACGCCGCCCAGGGCAGCCTCCCCACCAATATGCCGAGTCCCCCGACCTTCCAGAAGGTCAACCCGGCGGACATGCCCATCATCTATATCCGCGTCTCCAGCGACACCATGCCGCTGTACAAGGTCACCAACTACGCCAAGGTCTACATCGCCCAGCGTATTTCCATGATCAACGGTGTGGCCCAGGTGGCGGTCTACGGCGACCAGACCTATTCGCCCCGGGTCCAGGTCAACCCAGACAAGCTCGCGGCGCTGTCGATCGGCATTGATGAAGTCGCCAATGCCTTCAACAGTGAAACCGTGCTCCAGCCCACCGGTTCGCTCTACGGCGTGGACAAGCTCTTCACCATCAAGGCCCAGGGCCAGTTGACCAGCGCCACGGCCTACAACCGCCAGATCATCGCCTACAGAAACGGCAGCCCGGTGCGCCTCCAGGACGTGGGAGCAGCCATCGACTCTACGGTCAACAACCGAAACGCCGCCTTTTTCGACCAGCAGCAAGGCATCGTCATCGCCGTCAAACGCGCGGCCGGCACCAACACCATCCAGCTCGTGGACTCCATCCGGGCCATGATCCCCAATATCGAGGCCACGCTGCCGCCGTCGGTCAATCTTGAATTCCTCTACGACCGGTCCATCTCCATCAAGGAAGCCATCGACGACGTCCAGTTCACCCTGATGCTTTCCATTGGGTTGGTCGTGCTCGTGGTCTATCTGTTCCTCAACAACCTGCCCGCCACCATCATTGCCAGTCTGGCCCTGCCGACCGCCCTTATCGGCACACTTTCGCTCATGGTGTTTTTCCACTTTTCCATCGACAACCTTTCAGCCATGGCCATCATCCTGGCGGTCGGGTTCGTGGTGGATGACGCCATCGTCATGATCGAAAACATTGTACGCCACACCGAGATGGGTAAAAAAATGATGCAGGCCTCTCTGGACGGGGCGCGCCAGATCGGCTTCACCATCATTTCCATGACCCTGTCCCTGGTTGCGGTCTTTATCCCCATCATGTTCATGGCCGGCATCCTGGGCCGCGTCCTAAACGAGATGGCCATTACCATTACGCTTTGCATTCTTGTTTCGGGTTTCGTCACCCTGTCGCTGACCCCTATGCTTTGCAGCCGTTTTCTCTCGGGAAAGATTTCCGAGTCCGGCAAAATTTTCAAATGGTTCGAGCGGGGCTACGAAAAATCCCTGCACTTTGCCCTGCGGTTTCGTTTCTTCGTCATGCTTTTGTCCGTGGGCGTCCTGGCCCTGACCTTCTGGCTGTTTACGGTCGTGCCCACGGGCTTTATTCCGGCCACGGACTCCGGCATCTTCTACGCCTTCGGCATGGCCGAACAATCCGCCTCCTATGATACCATGAAGGACCGGGTCCTCAAGGTCGGACGCATTTTCATGTCCGATCCGGACGTGTTCAAGTTCATTGGCGTTGTCGGCGTCGGCGGACCCAACACGTCCATGAATAACGCCGCCATGTTCCCGCTGCTTGGTCCCATGAAGACTCGCAAACGCAGCGCCCAGCAGATCATCGACGATCTGCGCCCCAAAATGGCCCAGCTGCCGGACCTCTTTGTCTTCATGTACAACCCGCCCTCGATCCAGATCGGCGGCAAGCAGACCAAGGCACTGTATCAGTACACGCTGCTCTCGCCCGATCCGGGCGAACTGTATCCCATAGCTCGCAAGATGGCTGCGGATATGCGCAAGATTAAGGAAATCACCGACGTCAACACCGATATGCAGATCGACGGTCCCCAGGTCCAGATCGAGATCGACCGCGACAAGGCGCAAGCCCTGGGCGTTACGGCTTCGGCTATCGAGACGGCTTTGATGACGGCCTACGCTGCCCGGCAGTTGACCAACCTCTACGGCGCAACCGACACCTACAAGGTCATCGTCGAGGTGCAGCCCGAGTTCCAGCGCCGGCCGGATCTGCTCAACAAGCTCTACGTGCGGTCCTCCCAGGTCGACACGAACGGCAACACCGTGCTTGTGCCTTTAAACGGCCTCGTCAAGATGACCGAGGGCGTGGGACCGCTGGTGGTCAACCATACCGGCCAGCTCACGTCGGTCACCATTTCCTACAATACGGCCGGCAACTACTCCATCGGCGAGGCCGTGGCCGCCATCGAGACGCTGTCCAAGAAAGAGCTGCCGAGCAACATCAGCTACATCTTCGAAGGCCAGGCCACGGCCTTTAAGCAGTCCCTGGCCAGTGTGCCGTTCCTGCTCTTTTTGGCCATCATGATCATCTACCTGATCTTGGGTATCCTCTATGAAAGTTTCATCCATCCCATCACCATTCTTTCGGGTCTGCCCTCGGCCGCGCTTGGCGGCCTGATAACCTTGCTGGTTTTTGGCCGACAGCTCGACTTGTATGGATTCATCGGCATCATCATGCTGATCGGTATCGTCAAAAAGAACTCCATCATGGTCATCGACTTTGCCATTGAGGCGGAGAGAGAGGGGAAGTCGCCTTTTGAGGCCGTGTTCGAAGGCTGCATCGTGCGTTTCCGCCCCATCATGATGACCACGGTTGCGGCCATTGCCGGCATCTTCCCCATTGCCCTCGGCATGGGCGCCGGCGGCGACGCCAGACAGCCGCTTGGCCTCGTCGTGGCCGGCGGACTGATCATCTCCCAGGTGGTCACGCTTTATCTGACGCCGTGTTTCTATACCTACATGGATCAGTTGCAGACCTGGCTGGTCGGGCACAAGGCCGACAAGGAAGAAGGGTAGGGGCCGGCCAGCCCGGGCTACTGCCGTCTGGTTGGGAAAACGGCAGGGGCGGGCAGTATGCCGCATTGTGTTGCTGCACGGGGCCGGGCGTCGAAAGGCGCTCCGGCCCTGTTTTTTGGGTGCGTCGGGCTTTGGCGGGCTGCCGTCTCCGACCGGATCGTGTACAATTGCGTGCCGTGACCCTGCGGCCGTTGGCGCGGGAAGATGACGGGCGTATTACCGGTGCGGCCGGTCGGGAAGAACCCAGGAGTTGCCATGTACGATTATCTTTCGTTGTCCGATGCCGTGGCCGATGTGCTGCGCGCCCGGTTGGCCGGAGTGGCTACGGCCCCGGAACGTCTGTCCGTGCCGGTGCCGGGCGGGGTGCTTCTGTGCATGCCGGCGGCTGACGACCAGATAGCCGTGGTCAAGACCATCACCGTACATCCGGGCAACCGGGAGCGGCCGGTCATTCAGGGCGAGGTGACGGTGATCGAGGCGGCCACGGGCCGGCGTCTGGGGACGCTTGACGGCCCGACCGTGACGGCCCGGCGTACGGCGGCCGTCAGCCTGCTGGCAGCCCGAATCCTGGCGGCAGACACGGCCGGCCCGCTTCTGGTCATCGGGGTCGGGGTCCAGGCCAGGGCGCATGTGGAGGCGTTTTGGCAGGGGCTTGGCGTACGCGCCATCACCCTTGTCGGTCGCACGCAGGAGCGGGCCGAGGCCCTGGCAGCCTCCCTGGCCGAGGCAGGCGTCACGGTACAGGTGGCGACGGATAAAGCGGCAGTGGAGCAGGCCGTGCAGCAGGCGGCCATGATCGTGACAGCCACCACCAGCTGCGAGCCGGTGCTGGCCGATGTGGTGCGGGGCGACGTGTTTGTCTCGGCTGTCGGGTCATTCACCCCGGAGGCGGCCGAGTTGCCGGCCGCGCTGGTGCAGCGGGCGATCCTCTATGTCGACGATATGGAGTCGGCCAAGGTCGAGGCCGGCGATTATCTGCGCGCGGGCGTTCACTGGGAGAGGGTGACGCCGCTTGAGGCGGTGCTCGACGGCGTGCCGCCGCGTCCGGCTGGTCCGGTGGTCTTTAAGACGGTTGGGCATGCCCTGTTTGATCTTGCGGCGGCGCGGCAAGCCTTTGCCGGGAGTATTGCTTCGTCGTAGTTCCCCTTGTTCTGGCGGCAGGGGAGCGGCCTCTGGGAATCATGGCCTCGACGTCGAAGCTCTTCCCCCTGTGCAGGGCCGACGGAGCAACGCCGGACTCTTCTCGTCTTCTCTTGTGCAACTTTCGCGCAACGACCTGGCAACGCACCCGGTCAAAACAAACGAACCCCAGGTGGGATTCCAAAGGGCTCAGCCCTTTGGCCGCCAGAGGCATTCTTTCTTTCCCCTCCTCAACTAAACCGCACCCCGAAACAACCCCGCGCCTTTTTTGAGCGCCTCGGCCGTGCCCATGACGTAGAGCCGGTCGCCGGCGGCCAGGACAAAGGGGCCGTCGGGGTTGGGCACGAATTCGTCGCCGCGCCGGGCGGCGGCCACGGTCAGGTCGTGTTCCCGGCGCAGGTGCACGTCCATAAGCGACCGGCCGGCCAGGGGCGAGGCCGTGTCCACGGTAAAGACCGACACATGCAGCCCGGCCAGGGACTTGTCCGGCACAAAGCCCACCATCTCGTCGAGGGACCCCGGCAGCATGGCCTTGTACCCCTCGCGCCGGATGTCCTGGACCATGCGTTCAATGTCGTCGTGGGGCAGCATGAATTTGTCCATCACCCGGGTGAAAACGGCCAGGGAGGCCTCGAATTCCTCGGCAATAACGTCGTTGGCCCCAAGGTCGAGCAGGGCCTTGATCTCGGTGTTAAACCGGGTGCGGGCCACGATATAGATGGCCGGGTTCTCGAACCGGGCGATTTCCACGGCCCGACGGGCGGCGGCGGCATCGGAGACGACTACGGCCAGGGCCTTGGCCTCCTGCACGCAGATGTGGGTCAGCACCCCGGGTTTGGAGGCGTCGCCAAAGATGATGGGTTCGCCTTTTTTGGCTTCGTTTCGCACCGTGTCCGGGTTCATCTCCAAAATGACATAGGCGATGCCGGCCGCCTTGGCTGCCCGGGCCAGCTGTCGG
This window of the Desulfovibrio sp. TomC genome carries:
- a CDS encoding efflux RND transporter periplasmic adaptor subunit, which produces MPFFNFRPAARSVASLAVPLALALLTTVAGCDRPKPQAQKPTPVEVTVIEAKPVTAPLNVDGIGHVFAVRTVSVRSQVTGVLQKTLFAEGDVVKEGQLLLIINPDSYKAKLDEAKSTLARDKATAAQAKREWLRYKDLVAKAVISQEDYEQKRTAWQQDEEQVKVDEAAVVNAKVNLDYCYIYAPCTGVVGLQQYKTGNLIEANKDIIVSLNQIEPINVQFSVAEKYLPDIRSHAAKATLAVEAHYPGQQEVAAKGTLNVINNTVDTSTGTITLQGVFPNTDRALWPGQFVDATVVLADTVDTLLVPSSAVANTQSGVSLFIAKPDNTVEIRPVTAGRKIGAETVIEKGLAPGERVITSGQIKLFPGVPLTIVQSAAYKEGPVSPAAVADRDKNKAKPSGEGQGN
- a CDS encoding transporter substrate-binding domain-containing protein — protein: MRRLVGTLLLCGMLFFGLLAQPGGGATALPLPDPSLAGRKLAVGVFIAPPFLEKDANGRYFGLAYDLWADVARDIGVTYTLQEFDLEGLLEAVRLGTIDVGISALSLTPERETVMDFSQPFYYSGLGIAVPVKSESVALRIIEAIFSEQLLLYVGSLAALLLVVGVLIWVVERRRNPAHFRPGGKGIGDGMWWSAVTMTSVGYGDATPKTLVGRVMGMVWMFASVVLLASFTAGITSSLTLNNLLGRVQGPADLHKVRTGVVADSSGEEELIAGHIGIRRYPSVEEGLAALVAGNLDAFVHDQPILHYYQHKDYTGDVHILPGFFDPQLYGFAFPRGSELRKSVNVALLRRLENTGYRARLFGPYLGKQAVQ
- a CDS encoding efflux RND transporter permease subunit — protein: MTDLFIKRPVATTLLMAALIFFGIVSYFSLPISEMPSIDFPTIQVTASLPGADPETMASAVATPLERQFTSISGLQSMSSSNSLGTTTITLQFDLSRNIDGAGTDVLTYINAAQGSLPTNMPSPPTFQKVNPADMPIIYIRVSSDTMPLYKVTNYAKVYIAQRISMINGVAQVAVYGDQTYSPRVQVNPDKLAALSIGIDEVANAFNSETVLQPTGSLYGVDKLFTIKAQGQLTSATAYNRQIIAYRNGSPVRLQDVGAAIDSTVNNRNAAFFDQQQGIVIAVKRAAGTNTIQLVDSIRAMIPNIEATLPPSVNLEFLYDRSISIKEAIDDVQFTLMLSIGLVVLVVYLFLNNLPATIIASLALPTALIGTLSLMVFFHFSIDNLSAMAIILAVGFVVDDAIVMIENIVRHTEMGKKMMQASLDGARQIGFTIISMTLSLVAVFIPIMFMAGILGRVLNEMAITITLCILVSGFVTLSLTPMLCSRFLSGKISESGKIFKWFERGYEKSLHFALRFRFFVMLLSVGVLALTFWLFTVVPTGFIPATDSGIFYAFGMAEQSASYDTMKDRVLKVGRIFMSDPDVFKFIGVVGVGGPNTSMNNAAMFPLLGPMKTRKRSAQQIIDDLRPKMAQLPDLFVFMYNPPSIQIGGKQTKALYQYTLLSPDPGELYPIARKMAADMRKIKEITDVNTDMQIDGPQVQIEIDRDKAQALGVTASAIETALMTAYAARQLTNLYGATDTYKVIVEVQPEFQRRPDLLNKLYVRSSQVDTNGNTVLVPLNGLVKMTEGVGPLVVNHTGQLTSVTISYNTAGNYSIGEAVAAIETLSKKELPSNISYIFEGQATAFKQSLASVPFLLFLAIMIIYLILGILYESFIHPITILSGLPSAALGGLITLLVFGRQLDLYGFIGIIMLIGIVKKNSIMVIDFAIEAEREGKSPFEAVFEGCIVRFRPIMMTTVAAIAGIFPIALGMGAGGDARQPLGLVVAGGLIISQVVTLYLTPCFYTYMDQLQTWLVGHKADKEEG
- a CDS encoding delta(1)-pyrroline-2-carboxylate reductase family protein, with protein sequence MYDYLSLSDAVADVLRARLAGVATAPERLSVPVPGGVLLCMPAADDQIAVVKTITVHPGNRERPVIQGEVTVIEAATGRRLGTLDGPTVTARRTAAVSLLAARILAADTAGPLLVIGVGVQARAHVEAFWQGLGVRAITLVGRTQERAEALAASLAEAGVTVQVATDKAAVEQAVQQAAMIVTATTSCEPVLADVVRGDVFVSAVGSFTPEAAELPAALVQRAILYVDDMESAKVEAGDYLRAGVHWERVTPLEAVLDGVPPRPAGPVVFKTVGHALFDLAAARQAFAGSIASS